A genome region from Gossypium hirsutum isolate 1008001.06 chromosome A04, Gossypium_hirsutum_v2.1, whole genome shotgun sequence includes the following:
- the LOC107947779 gene encoding secreted RxLR effector protein 161-like has protein sequence MYAVSLLSRFMHCSNESHFRAAKRVLRYIKGTLSYGMQFTKAENLKLVGYCDSDWAGSLDDMKSTTGYAFNLGSGMICWSSKKQAVVAQSTAEAEYIAAAAVVNQAIWLRKILADLNHEQKEATEIMCDNLSAIAIAKNPVFH, from the coding sequence ATGTATGCTGTGAGTCTACTCTCAAGGTTCATGCATTGCTCAAATGAAAGTCACTTTAGAGCTGCAAAAAGAGTTCTAAGATACATCAAGGGAACTTTGTCCTATGGAATGCAATTTACCAAGGCTGAGAACTTAAAGTTAGTTGGCTATTGTGATAGTGATTGGGCAGGTTCTTTGGATGATATGAAGAGCACAACAGGTTATGCATTCAACCTAGGCTCTGGTATGATTTGCTGGAGTTCAAAGAAACAGGCAGTAGTAGCACAATCTACTGCAGAGGCTGAATATATAGCTGCTGCTGCAGTAGTtaatcaagccatatggcttagaaaaatcttAGCTGATCTTAACCATGAGCAAAAGGAAGCAACAGAGATAATGTGTGACAACCTATCTGctattgcaattgcaaagaacccTGTCTTTCATTGA